In Aedes albopictus strain Foshan chromosome 3, AalbF5, whole genome shotgun sequence, the following are encoded in one genomic region:
- the LOC134290195 gene encoding uncharacterized protein LOC134290195 — protein sequence MSPSLRTLSRQERFYLDTMTNLKHFVENFTAERDRGQLEGWKQRAEALYSDFQANRLKIELYGDESDRLETDEEGMRVTEEANRVIRQGFENDFVRVHSFLTRELRKFSAGTQAIVPSTSRGSVNVPDNAFSRIKLPEVKLPTFSGCVSEWITFRDTFKSLIDSNPQLSPIDKLSYLVASLSKDAKRVIESVEHTAANYSVAWTLLERRFDNKKLVVKTYIDSLFAIEPMKRECYESLMHLVDDFERNLCMIDKMGIQTKGWSVLLAHMVCSRLDPSTLKQWEAHHRSTEVPKYEDLIQFLRTHLTVLQSLQPSKSRSFEPAKPESFRSQKSKINTVHTVTTVSPSAGACPFCSKPSHSPFKCEVFQKLSVAQRFEQVKKKNLCINCFSSSHLLRNCSSSACRVCSQKHHTMLHQQSQDRSSTPTKPPTSAVSSQSLSSPSGNQPCPSNQPSHSRTPLSAEAQSPSANASTLVSTTLVGSSRTVPATVLLQTAVIKIFDNHGHHHWARALLDSASQLSLVTENLVQKLQLPRHSDRQEIGGVGNSIVVSYHAVLVRMGSRCSDFVADARCHVLKKITRELPVRCVDTSPWNIPSNLTLADPQFHEPGPIDLLIGMEMYYDLLLEGFIKLGPERPILQNTVLGWVASGKVGSDQASEGTPKLAHVTSVESLDEQLSRFWEIESCWTNSTHSVEESKCEEHFAATVFRDQSGRFVVTLPKRPLVLNQIGNSKEIAARRFLALERRLLANPKLMTSYSAFIDEYHQLNHMREVCDDAALANCTSYYLPHHGVEKADSTTTKLRVVFDASCPTDSGISLNQALMVGPVIQDDLLAIILRFRMHRFVIIADIEKMFRQIRINPADYPLQRILWRDSPSQPLRTFELTTVTYGTASAPYLATKCLQQLSKDGSDEFPLASLILAKDFYMDDMLTGVDDEDEGEETCQQLLQLLNSAGMSLRKWTSNSPAILSKIPSELRDERTTLSLESPSAPIKTLGLQWQPMDDEFRYSVPTWSQDGPISRRIVLSDTARLYDPLGLIGPVVVLAKLFVQTLWRSSKNWDDPLGESEQQHWLEFRNSLDGLATISIPRWAVPASVLVSIEVHGFCDASEKAYGACLYLRTVSTDGSIAVRLLAAKSKVAPLGDSKKQKRICLPRLELSSALLLSHLYHKVQSSTALNAKSIFWTDSMITLHWLRSTPSRWKTFIANRVSEVQHLTTSGIWAHVPGIENPADIISRGMYPAQLQETASWWNGPPWLSQPSRFWPPLTPQLSVDIPPELLEERAVSLPVQVHPPNEIFSIRSSFPAVVRIVALLRRFYHNSKPCNRSNRRTGFLQTSELAEATDNLVRLAQHETFAKDLAAVANHGQVDSNSDLRTLAPILVDGILRLRGRLRNAAISECRKHPIILPARHPLTTSIVSYYHLKNLHAGPQLLASCVREKFWPLRLRDLARSVVHSCVSCFRCRPRNLEQLMGDLPPERVTPTLPFINTGVDLCGPFQYRKTRKAPPIKCFVAIFVCLVTKAVHVELVYDLSTAAFIAALHRFIARRGKPSLIECDNATNFRGAARELKELAKQFRSQQHQGEVVDRCADEGIIFKFIPPRSPNFGGLWEAAVKSFKQHFRRTVGNSVLSQDEFVTLLTRIEACLNSRPLTPLSTDPNDLEVLTPGHFLVHRPLTCFPEPDLSEVPRTRLDRYQENQELLRRIWKRWSTDYLSGLHPRTRWTRVRDNVAEGTMVLLKEDDLPPLKWKYGRISNIFRGDDGNIRVVDVRTADGEYRRGIAKICVLPIRQPTTEPAGTAGTNPDESPIAVH from the coding sequence ATGTCGCCGAGCTTGAGGACACTTTCCCGCCAAGAGCGGTTCTACTTGGACACCATGACCAATTTGAAGCATTTTGTGGAGAATTTTACGGCTGAGCGCGATAGAGGACAGCTCGAAGGATGGAAGCAACGAGCGGAGGCTTTGTACAGTGACTTTCAGGCCAATCGATTAAAAATTGAGCTGTACGGCGATGAAAGCGATAGGCTCGAAACGGATGAAGAAGGCATGAGAGTTACGGAAGAAGCCAATCGCGTCATTCGACAGGGGTTCGAAAACGATTTTGTACGGGTCCACAGTTTTCTCACTAGAGAACTTCGCAAATTTTCCGCAGGAACGCAAGCAATTGTCCCTTCTACCTCTAGAGGCAGTGTAAATGTTCCCGATAACGCCTTCTCTCGTATCAAGCTCCCAGAAGTTAAACTCCCAACATTCTCTGGGTGCGTTTCGGAATGGATTACGTTCCGAGATACTTTCAAATCTCTCATAGACTCGAACCCCCAGCTATCGCCTATCGATAAGTTATCATATCTTGTTGCTTCCCTTTCCAAAGACGCCAAAAGGGTTATCGAATCCGTCGAGCACACTGCTGCCAATTATTCTGTCGCTTGGACCTTGTTGGAAAGGCGATTCGACAACAAGAAGTTAGTCGTGAAAACCTACATTGATTCCCTATTCGCGATCGAGCCTATGAAGAGAGAGTGCTACGAGTCTCTTATGCACCTGGTTGATGATTTCGAGCGAAACCTGTGCATGATTGACAAGATGGGCATTCAAACGAAAGGATGGAGTGTGTTGCTGGCACACATGGTCTGTAGCCGACTGGATCCGTCCACACTTAAGCAGTGGGAAGCTCACCACCGATCAACAGAGGTTCCCAAATACGAAGATCTAATCCAGTTTCTTCGTACTCATCTTACGGTGCTGCAATCGCTGCAACCGTCGAAGTCTCGCTCGTTCGAACCCGCTAAACCGGAATCGTTCCGGTCACAGAAATCCAAAATAAATACAGTCCACACCGTTACTACAGTTAGTCCGTCAGCTGGTGCGTGCCCGTTCTGTTCGAAACCGTCCCACTCTCCCTTCAAGTGCGAAGTGTTCCAGAAGTTGTCAGTCGCCCAACGTTTCGAGCAGGTCAAGAAGAAAAACCTCTGCATCAACTGTTTCTCCTCCTCCCACCTACTTAGAAATTGCTCTTCCAGTGCATGCAGAGTATGTAGCCAGAAGCACCACACCATGCTCCATCAACAATCGCAAGATCGTTCGTCCACCCCGACAAAACCACCCACTTCCGCTGTCAGTTCGCAATCGTTGTCGTCACCCTCGGGCAATCAACCGTGCCCATCGAACCAACCCTCACACTCTCGAACTCCGCTGTCAGCGGAAGCACAATCGCCATCAGCCAACGCCTCTACTCTCGTCTCCACCACTCTCGTCGGAAGTTCCCGTACTGTTCCTGCCACTGTGTTGCTGCAGACTGCTGTCATCAAGATCTTCGACAATCACGGACACCATCATTGGGCCCGAGCGCTCTTAGACTCCGCTTCTCAACTCAGCCTGGTTACTGAAAATCTCGTCCAGAAACTCCAGTTACCTCGCCACTCCGATCGCCAAGAAATCGGAGGTGTGGGTAATTCTATCGTCGTTTCATACCACGCTGTTCTCGTTCGAATGGGATCTCGCTGCTCGGATTTCGTCGCTGATGCTCGGTGTCACGTCCTGAAGAAAATTACCAGAGAGCTGCCGGTCAGATGCGTCGACACGTCGCCATGGAACATCCCCTCGAATCTCACCTTAGCTGACCCTCAGTTCCATGAACCCGGACCCATCGATCTCCTGATAGGAATGGAGATGTACTACGACCTGCTGCTTGAAGGTTTCATCAAACTGGGACCTGAAAGGCCGATCCTGCAGAACACCGTCCTTGGCTGGGTAGCATCCGGGAAGGTCGGTTCCGATCAAGCATCCGAAGGTACTCCGAAACTCGCTCATGTCACCAGTGTAGAATCTCTCGACGAACAGCTTTCTCGTTTCTGGGAAATCGAATCCTGCTGGACCAACAGCACTCATTCGGTGGAGGAATCCAAGTGTGAAGAGCACTTCGCCGCCACTGTCTTTCGCGACCAATCGGGTCGTTTTgtagtcacccttcccaagcgcCCACTGGTTCTCAACCAGATAGGAAACTCGAAAGAGATTGCTGCTCGAAGATTCCTCGCTCTCGAACGTCGGCTGCTAGCCAATCCCAAGTTGATGACCTCGTACTCAGCCTTCATCGATGAATACCACCAGCTTAACCACATGCGGGAAGTGTGCGACGATGCAGCTTTGGCGAACTGTACGTCGTACTATCTACCGCACCACGGCGTTGAAAAGGCTGACAGTACCACCACGAAATTGCGGGTAGTATTCGATGCTTCCTGCCCCACAGATAGCGGAATCTCCCTGAACCAAGCGCTGATGGTTGGCCCAGTCATCCAAGACGACCTGCTGGCAATCATTTTGCGCTTTCGGATGCACCGATTTGTCATTATTGCGGACATCGAAAAAATGTTCCGCCAGATCCGTATAAACCCTGCGGACTACCCTTTGCAGCGAATCCTGTGGCGTGATTCACCCTCACAACCTCTACGCACCTTCGAACTCACAACAGTGACGTATGGCACAGCATCCGCCCCCTATTTGGCAACGAAGTGCCTTCAGCAATTGTCCAAGGATGGTTCCGACGAATTTCCTCTCGCCTCGTTGATCCTAGCCAAGGATTTCTACATGGACGACATGCTGACCGGTGTTGACGACGAGGACGAAGGTGAAGAAACCTGTCAGCAGCTTCTGCAGTTGCTGAATTCTGCCGGTATGAGCTTGCGGAAATGGACGTCGAATTCGCCAGCGATTCTCTCAAAAATACCGTCAGAACTTCGCGATGAACGAACCACACTTTCGCTGGAATCTCCTTCTGCTCCGATCAAGACGCTAGGGTTGCAATGGCAGCCAATGGATGACGAATTCCGTTATTCCGTTCCCACGTGGTCTCAGGATGGACCAATATCTCGACGAATCGTTCTATCGGACACGGCGCGACTCTACGACCCTCTTGGATTGATCGGGCCGGTCGTGGTGCTCGCCAAACTCTTCGTTCAAACACTCTGGCGCTCCTCCAAGAACTGGGACGACCCGTTAGGCGAATCCGAGCAACAACATTGGTTGGAGTTTCGTAACAGTCTCGATGGATTAGCTACAATCAGCATTCCAAGATGGGCGGTGCCTGCCTCCGTTCTCGTATCAATTGAAGTGCACGGGTTCTGCGACGCCTCTGAGAAGGCATACGGAGCCTGCCTCTATTTGAGAACCGTTTCGACTGACGGATCGATCGCCGTTCGCCTGCTAGCCGCCAAATCCAAGGTGGCACCCCTCGGCGACTCGAAGAAGCAGAAGCGCATCTGTTTGCCTAGGTTGGAACTCTCGTCGGCACTTCTGCTAAGTCACCTCTATCACAAGGTCCAAAGCAGTACAGCGCTGAACGCCAAATCGATCTTTTGGACAGACTCGATGATCACCTTGCACTGGCTGCGTTCGACACCTTCGCGGTGGAAGACTTTCATTGCGAATCGAGTGTCTGAAGTGCAGCATCTCACCACCAGCGGCATTTGGGCGCATGTTCCTGGCATCGAAAATCCTGCGGATATAATTTCCCGCGGCATGTATCCTGCACAGCTGCAAGAAACCGCATCGTGGTGGAATGGCCCGCCATGGTTAAGCCAACCGTCAAGGTTCTGGCCGCCCTTAACTCCGCAACTCTCCGTCGACATACCGcctgaactcctagaagaaagaGCAGTATCGCTTCCGGTGCAGGTGCACCCTCCAAACGAAATCTTCTCCATCCGATCGTCATTTCCAGCGGTCGTTCGTATCGTTGCTCTTCTTCGTCGCTTCTACCATAACAGCAAGCCTTGCAATCGCTCTAACCGGCGGACCGGGTTCCTCCAGACGTCGGAGCTCGCGGAAGCCACCGACAACCTAGTTCGACTAGCGCAACACGAAACCTTTGCCAAGGACCTCGCAGCTGTAGCAAACCACGGTCAGGTTGATTCAAACTCTGATCTACGTACTCTCGCTCCAATTCTCGTCGACGGCATCCTCCGACTTCGTGGCCGGCTCAGGAATGCGGCCATCTCCGAATGTCGAAAGCATCCCATCATTCTGCCCGCACGACATCCTCTAACAACGTCTATCGTATCGTACTACCACCTCAAGAATCTACACGCCGGACCTCAGCTACTTGCGTCATGCGTCCGGGAGAAGTTTTGGCCACTTCGTCTGCGAGATCTAGCCAGAAGTGTAGTCCACTCCTGCGTAAGTTGCTTTCGATGCCGCCCTCGCAATCTCGAGCAGCTCATGGGAGATTTGCCGCCAGAGAGAGTTACTCCGACATTGCCCTTCATCAATACCGGGGTAGACCTCTGTGGACCGTTCCAGTACCGTAAAACCAGGAAGGCACCTCCCATAAAGTGTTTCGTAGCCATCTTCGTGTGCCTTGTAACCAAGGCAGTTCATGTAGAGCTAGTCTACGACCTCTCCACTGCGGCGTTCATAGCAGCGTTGCATCGGTTTATTGCTCGAAGAGGAAAGCCGAGCCTCATAGAGTGCGACAATGCCACAAACTTCAGAGGAGCAGCACGGGAGTTGAAGGAACTGGCCAAGCAGTTTCGCTCTCAGCAACACCAAGGTGAAGTAGTCGACCGCTGCGCAGATGAAGGCATCATCTTCAAGTTCATTCCGCCACGCAGCCCAAACTTTGGCGGGTTGTGGGAGGCAGCTGTGAAGTCCTTCAAACAGCACTTTCGTCGGACCGTCGGGAACTCCGTCCTCTCTCAGGACGAATTCGTCACTCTGCTGACCCGCATCGAAGCGTGCCTAAATTCGCGGCCTTTGACGCCGCTATCGACCGATCCGAACGATTTGGAGGTGCTAACACCAGGCCACTTCCTCGTTCACCGTCCGCTTACTTGCTTCCCCGAACCCGACCTCTCTGAGGTACCCCGAACTCGACTAGATCgctaccaagagaaccaagagctcCTCCGGCGAATCTGGAAGCGGTGGTCAACCGACTACCTCTCTGGCCTCCACCCGCGCACTAGGTGGACTCGCGTGCGGGACAACGTCGCTGAAGGAACGATGGTTCTCCTGAAAGAAGACGACCTTCCGCCCCTGAAGTGGAAGTACGGAAGGATCTCCAACATTTTTCGTGGGGACGATGGCAACATCCGGGTCGTAGACGTCCGGACAGCCGATGGAGAATATCGACGTGGAATCGCCAAGATCTGCGTGCTTCCCATCCGTCAACCCACAACCGAACCAGCTGGCACAGCTGGGACCAACCCAGACGAATCACCGATCGCAGTACACTAG